A region of Moorena producens PAL-8-15-08-1 DNA encodes the following proteins:
- a CDS encoding glyoxalase-like domain protein, which translates to MILSVDIISWLTSPLPLGAFLPSLPLDSLFSTQGIMVMLLAAYAFAMWMFLTSAPKVHTIMVSDLAIARQFYEGLLELSAAEVPLHYYYNYEQTMGSTSIDPLYMSTNLGTTQATQFSGTDGLWYQLKKNTQLHVISGASLGNKNQQRHVCFDHECLDQVLMLVQMRRLKYKVRTLKPLNFLVKDVDDRVIELAEVSN; encoded by the coding sequence ATGATTCTATCAGTTGATATTATTTCCTGGCTAACTTCACCCCTGCCTCTTGGCGCATTTTTACCCTCTTTGCCTTTAGATAGCCTGTTTTCCACTCAAGGCATCATGGTAATGCTCCTAGCCGCCTATGCCTTTGCCATGTGGATGTTTTTGACCAGCGCTCCAAAAGTTCACACCATCATGGTGTCTGATTTGGCAATAGCGCGACAGTTTTATGAAGGCTTGCTAGAGTTATCCGCAGCAGAAGTCCCCCTACATTACTACTATAATTACGAGCAGACCATGGGCAGTACCAGCATTGATCCCCTATATATGTCAACCAATCTGGGCACCACCCAAGCTACCCAGTTCAGTGGTACTGATGGGTTATGGTACCAGTTAAAGAAGAATACCCAGCTCCATGTGATTTCCGGAGCTAGCTTGGGCAATAAAAACCAACAACGTCACGTGTGCTTTGACCATGAGTGCTTGGATCAAGTTTTGATGCTGGTGCAGATGAGACGGCTGAAATACAAAGTGCGCACCCTCAAGCCCCTTAACTTTTTGGTCAAGGATGTAGACGATCGTGTAATTGAACTGGCAGAAGTTTCTAATTAG
- a CDS encoding sigma-70 family RNA polymerase sigma factor, which translates to MQIPNFPESKHPLIKSLFHHSDQELLTLFQRHRSEGKYFTAIFCRYSPIVYTLVRHSARSPVQAEYLFALTWRHIYHELGGMDLREDYGLESTSFQNQIINLTAVCINQADLPPVESIHYNLNVAPPPLWCYLEMALEQLPPAVRLMVIMAQTFHWSETRIAAYLQAEGEMITPAQVRKELQEGYELLEAALPEDIRVVYLGVEAKNREESDLFAVPVLSE; encoded by the coding sequence GTGCAAATTCCCAATTTTCCTGAATCTAAGCATCCACTTATTAAATCACTGTTTCATCATAGTGATCAGGAATTGCTGACTTTGTTTCAGCGTCATCGGTCTGAAGGGAAGTACTTTACAGCAATTTTCTGTCGCTACAGTCCTATTGTCTATACATTAGTGCGCCACTCAGCGCGATCGCCTGTACAGGCGGAATATCTATTTGCTCTGACTTGGCGTCACATCTATCACGAACTGGGTGGCATGGATTTGCGGGAGGATTATGGACTAGAGTCAACCTCCTTCCAAAACCAGATTATAAACCTAACGGCGGTTTGTATTAACCAGGCAGACTTGCCACCAGTGGAGTCTATTCACTATAACCTCAACGTAGCACCACCACCCTTGTGGTGTTATCTGGAAATGGCATTGGAACAGCTACCACCAGCGGTGCGGTTGATGGTAATCATGGCTCAGACCTTTCACTGGAGTGAAACGCGAATTGCGGCTTATCTGCAAGCGGAGGGAGAAATGATTACTCCAGCTCAGGTGAGAAAAGAACTTCAAGAAGGCTATGAACTGTTGGAAGCTGCTTTACCCGAGGATATTCGGGTGGTCTATCTGGGGGTCGAAGCTAAGAATCGAGAAGAGTCTGATCTCTTTGCAGTACCGGTTTTGAGCGAATAA
- a CDS encoding hemolysin family protein, which translates to MFKVIIAVLIVLFGSAICAMAETALFSVPTVKVRQLAQSNKPAVLALLAIRKNMNRPIATIVILNNTFNIVGSIVIGSLAARVLGEAWLGVFSGLFTFLIIVFGEIVPKTLGQIYAQNIALLVALPVRFLTVVFTPLVWLMEKITAPFTKGQKLPTTNEAEIRFLAKVGYQEGVIEDDEAEMIQRVFQLNDLTASDLMTPRILTTYLHGNTTLADAKPSIIASPHTRMPVVEDSIDKVIGIALKDELLTAIIEDKHNQPLASLIRQVRFVPETVRADKLLKTFQQTREHLMVVLDEYGGVSGVVTLEDVLEVLTGEIVDETDRNIDLQAIARKRREKMLQSYGLDQD; encoded by the coding sequence ATGTTTAAAGTCATTATCGCAGTACTTATCGTTCTGTTCGGTTCAGCCATCTGTGCTATGGCAGAAACCGCTTTGTTTTCAGTGCCTACTGTTAAAGTCCGACAATTAGCGCAGTCAAACAAGCCTGCAGTGTTAGCACTACTGGCGATTCGCAAAAATATGAATCGGCCCATAGCTACCATTGTTATTCTCAACAACACCTTCAACATTGTTGGCAGCATCGTAATTGGTTCCCTTGCTGCTAGGGTCTTAGGAGAGGCTTGGTTGGGGGTTTTTTCAGGTCTATTTACCTTTCTCATTATTGTATTTGGGGAAATTGTCCCGAAAACCCTTGGTCAGATCTACGCCCAAAACATCGCCCTACTCGTGGCTCTACCAGTTCGGTTCTTAACCGTTGTGTTTACGCCTCTGGTGTGGTTGATGGAAAAAATTACTGCTCCGTTTACTAAAGGTCAAAAACTTCCTACCACCAATGAGGCGGAAATCCGGTTTTTAGCCAAGGTTGGGTATCAAGAAGGGGTCATTGAAGATGATGAAGCAGAAATGATCCAACGAGTATTTCAGTTAAATGATTTGACTGCATCTGATTTAATGACTCCACGAATCCTAACTACCTATTTACATGGTAATACCACTTTGGCTGACGCTAAACCAAGCATTATTGCTTCGCCTCACACCCGGATGCCTGTGGTTGAAGACTCTATTGATAAAGTTATTGGAATTGCTCTCAAAGATGAGTTACTCACAGCAATCATTGAAGACAAACATAACCAACCCCTTGCTTCTCTGATTCGTCAAGTCCGCTTTGTACCTGAAACTGTTCGGGCTGATAAGCTACTGAAAACCTTTCAGCAAACCCGTGAACATCTGATGGTTGTACTGGATGAATATGGGGGTGTTTCTGGTGTAGTCACCCTGGAAGATGTACTGGAAGTGCTAACCGGTGAAATTGTTGATGAGACTGATCGAAACATTGATCTACAAGCAATTGCTCGTAAACGGCGAGAAAAAATGTTGCAATCTTATGGGCTTGATCAGGATTAG